A single genomic interval of Chrysemys picta bellii isolate R12L10 chromosome 8, ASM1138683v2, whole genome shotgun sequence harbors:
- the LOC135973005 gene encoding uncharacterized protein LOC135973005, protein MQSSPAVMAVQSQNRKRAPAWTDREVLDLITVWGDESVLSELRSKKRNAKIYEKISKDMSERGYSRDATQCRMKIKELRQGYQKTKEANGRSGSHPQTSRFYEALHSILGAAATTTPPLTVDSEDGILSTAGSSDMLADGEDEEGDEEDEAVDSAYNADFPDSQDLFITLTEIPYQPSPAVNPDTESGEGSATTSATVSQLSLASHSQRLAQIRRRKKRTREDMFSELMACSRAQAAQQTQWRENLSQMHQANMDREERWRQEDQQATQTLLGLLREQTDTLRRLVDVLQERRQEDRAPLQSICNRPPPPPSPIPPSPKVQRRRGGRVRANSHSTPAESSSSRRLSFPKI, encoded by the exons atgcagagctctccagcagtgatggctgtgcaatctcagaatagaaagagggccccagcatggactgatcgggaagtcttggatctgatcactgtgtggggcgatgagtccgtgctttccgagctgcgctccaagaaacggaatgcaaagatctacgagaagatctctaaagacatgtcagagagaggatacagccgggatgcaacgcagtgccgcatgaaaatcaaggagctgagacaaggctaccagaagaccaaagaggcaaacggacgctccggatcccatccccagacatcccgtttctacgaggcactgcattccatcctaggtgcggccgccaccactaccccaccactgaccgtggactctgaggatgggatattgtccacggccggttcctcggacatgttggcggacggggaagatgaggaaggagatgaggaggacgaggcagtcgacagcgcttacaacgctgatttccccgacagccaggatctcttcatcacccttactgagatcccctaccaaccgtccccagccgttaacccggacacagaatctggggaaggatcagcca ccacatctgcgactgtctcacaacttagcctggcatcacactcccagaggctagcgcagattaggcgtaggaagaagaggacacgggaggacatgttctcggagcttatggcctgctcccgagcccaggcagcacagcagacccagtggcgggagaacttgtcccaaatgcaccaagcaaacatggatcgggaggagaggtggcggcaggaagaccagcaggcgactcaaacgctgcttggactactgagggagcaaacggacacgctccggcgccttgtggatgttctgcaggaacggaggcaggaggacagagccccgctgcagtctatctgtaaccgccctcccccgccaccaagtcccatacccccctcaccgaaagtgcaaagaaggaggggcggcagagtccgtgctaactctcactccacccctgcagagagctctagtagtagaaggctctcattccccaaaatttga